A single window of Planktothrix serta PCC 8927 DNA harbors:
- a CDS encoding DNA cytosine methyltransferase produces the protein MSLKSTQFRVIDLFCGCGGLSLGLHNAGYNIIAGFDNWKFAIDLYQKNFKHPSFLIDLGNLEGDFSIFKDFNPDIIVGGPPCQDFSSAGKRDETLGRGDLTLVFAEIIATIQPQFLIMENVPRFIKTQKYQQAKAILKSANYGLSEIILDASLCGVPQTRKRFFWIGEFRGKDDQFQLDLKANLSPKPLTIRDYFNQIGKPLDIDHYYRHPRSYKRRGIFSIDQPSPTIRSVNRPIPKTYQPHPGDSALISPNIRPLTTLERSYIQTFPEDFIFTGTKTHLEQMIANAVPVKLAEYVGYCLTEYQEKLNC, from the coding sequence ATGAGCCTAAAATCAACTCAATTCAGAGTGATTGATTTATTCTGTGGATGTGGGGGATTATCCCTAGGATTACACAACGCTGGCTATAATATTATTGCCGGATTTGATAACTGGAAATTTGCTATTGATCTCTATCAAAAAAATTTTAAACACCCCAGTTTTTTAATCGATTTAGGGAATTTAGAGGGAGATTTCTCAATTTTTAAAGATTTTAATCCCGATATTATTGTCGGGGGCCCTCCCTGTCAAGACTTTTCCAGTGCTGGAAAACGAGATGAAACGTTAGGACGAGGAGATTTAACCCTAGTCTTTGCGGAAATTATCGCCACAATTCAGCCTCAATTTTTGATCATGGAAAATGTTCCTCGATTTATTAAAACTCAGAAATATCAACAAGCTAAAGCTATTTTAAAATCGGCTAATTATGGGTTAAGCGAAATCATCTTAGATGCTAGTTTATGCGGAGTTCCTCAAACTAGAAAACGCTTCTTTTGGATAGGAGAATTCCGGGGAAAAGATGACCAATTCCAGCTTGATTTAAAAGCTAATTTATCTCCAAAACCCCTAACAATTCGAGACTATTTTAACCAAATCGGTAAACCCTTAGATATTGACCATTATTATCGACATCCCAGAAGTTATAAACGGCGAGGGATTTTTAGTATTGATCAACCCAGTCCTACCATTAGAAGTGTTAATAGACCTATTCCTAAAACCTATCAACCTCACCCTGGAGACTCTGCCTTAATTTCTCCTAATATTCGTCCCTTAACCACCCTAGAAAGAAGTTATATACAAACTTTTCCAGAGGATTTTATCTTCACAGGAACTAAAACCCACCTCGAACAAATGATCGCCAATGCTGTCCCGGTGAAATTAGCTGAATATGTTGGTTATTGTTTAACTGAATATCAAGAAAAATTAAACTGTTAA
- a CDS encoding phosphatidate cytidylyltransferase translates to MPSLSRIISGIIAIILALGMLIFGGWYFTLGFSVIVYLGQLEYFQLVRAKGIEPAGKTTLVVSQALLLTAAFSPSLVDAMFALAGTLICFYLLFQPKLSSIADISSSILGLFYGGYLPSYWVRLRVGLEPNTLLEKAFASPIPFNEHWLENWSLFNLSPGLTATLLAFGCIWAADIGAYIFGKCFGRTRLSDISPKKTVEGAIFGVLGSIVVAILGSWSLHWPGFPWAGLILGLLIGIASLLGDLTESLMKRDAGVKDSGQLIPGHGGILDRADSYVFTAPLVYYFITLFLPLLSTR, encoded by the coding sequence ATGCCTTCTTTGTCTCGCATTATCAGTGGAATTATTGCAATTATTTTAGCCTTGGGAATGCTCATTTTTGGGGGATGGTATTTTACCCTCGGTTTCAGTGTGATTGTCTATTTAGGTCAATTAGAATATTTTCAATTAGTTCGGGCTAAAGGAATAGAACCTGCGGGGAAAACGACTTTAGTTGTTAGTCAAGCGTTATTGTTAACGGCGGCATTTTCTCCGAGTTTAGTCGATGCCATGTTTGCCTTAGCAGGAACGCTGATTTGTTTTTATCTATTATTTCAACCTAAATTATCAAGCATTGCTGATATCAGTTCTTCGATTTTAGGCTTATTTTATGGGGGATATTTACCTAGTTATTGGGTACGGTTAAGAGTTGGACTTGAACCAAATACTTTATTAGAAAAAGCCTTTGCCAGTCCGATTCCTTTTAATGAACATTGGCTAGAAAATTGGTCATTGTTTAACTTATCCCCAGGATTAACCGCTACTTTATTAGCCTTTGGTTGTATTTGGGCGGCGGATATTGGAGCTTATATTTTTGGTAAATGTTTTGGACGGACTCGCCTATCGGATATTAGTCCGAAAAAAACCGTTGAAGGGGCAATTTTTGGAGTTTTAGGCAGTATTGTCGTGGCAATATTAGGATCTTGGTCTTTACACTGGCCGGGGTTTCCTTGGGCGGGTTTAATCTTAGGATTATTAATCGGAATTGCCAGTTTATTAGGGGATTTAACCGAATCTTTAATGAAAAGAGATGCAGGAGTCAAAGATTCCGGTCAACTGATTCCCGGTCATGGGGGAATTTTAGATCGAGCAGATAGTTATGTCTTTACTGCACCCTTAGTCTATTATTTTATCACCTTATTTTTACCCTTATTATCAACCCGATAA
- a CDS encoding DNA cytosine methyltransferase codes for MDHSLKIADLFSGIGGLRLAFEKAGYQCVYSCEKDPACQSVYFNNFGEQPEDDITKINYNNIPQFDILTAGFPCQPFSICGKRQGFQDTRGTLFFHICEIIETHHPRVIVLENVKHLLHHDQGKTLKTILYSLEDLGYCVDYQLLNAKDFGLPQNRERVIIIACKDKNFSFTKMQRVYPVPKLRDFLDKTGKFDYLNPEEYTLIEDYKQQSSGLIFVGYRNKNIWKKGIRPNTEHLSRVHHQPNRIYSIDGVHPTLPSQETSGRFFIYIPEENRVRKLTIQECYRIMGFPDTFKLHPNLGECYKQIGNSVCIPLFQELAIQIKEQIFSSSEHQYLSGWTVKSSIKKL; via the coding sequence ATGGATCATTCTCTTAAAATAGCAGATTTATTTTCAGGAATCGGTGGGTTAAGATTGGCTTTTGAAAAAGCAGGTTATCAATGTGTTTATTCTTGCGAAAAAGATCCCGCTTGTCAATCGGTCTATTTTAATAATTTTGGAGAACAGCCAGAAGACGATATTACTAAAATTAATTATAATAATATTCCTCAGTTTGATATTTTAACCGCCGGGTTTCCCTGTCAACCTTTTAGCATTTGTGGAAAACGTCAAGGGTTTCAAGATACCAGAGGAACCCTATTTTTCCATATTTGCGAAATCATAGAAACCCATCATCCCAGGGTTATTGTCTTGGAAAATGTGAAGCATTTGTTACATCATGATCAAGGAAAAACCCTCAAGACTATTTTATATTCATTAGAAGATTTAGGCTATTGTGTAGATTATCAATTATTGAATGCGAAAGACTTTGGACTTCCTCAAAATCGAGAGCGAGTAATTATTATAGCTTGCAAAGATAAAAATTTTTCTTTCACAAAAATGCAAAGGGTTTATCCTGTTCCTAAATTGAGGGATTTTTTAGACAAAACAGGAAAATTTGACTACTTAAACCCTGAAGAATATACACTAATTGAAGATTATAAACAGCAATCATCCGGTTTAATTTTTGTCGGATATCGGAATAAGAATATCTGGAAAAAAGGGATTAGACCTAATACCGAACATTTATCGAGGGTACATCATCAACCGAATCGAATTTACTCCATTGATGGAGTCCATCCCACCCTTCCCTCCCAGGAAACATCGGGACGTTTCTTTATCTATATTCCCGAAGAAAATCGAGTTCGTAAATTAACCATCCAAGAATGTTATAGAATTATGGGGTTTCCTGATACCTTTAAATTGCATCCTAATTTAGGAGAATGTTATAAACAAATTGGGAATTCTGTTTGTATTCCTCTATTCCAAGAACTAGCAATACAAATTAAAGAGCAAATTTTTAGTTCTTCTGAGCATCAATATTTATCAGGATGGACAGTCAAATCATCAATTAAAAAATTATAA
- a CDS encoding AAA family ATPase: MTEENIKYIKSITIDKLWGELDIYWELDQEVNILVGKNGVGKTTLLNLIEDIIDEKYGVERQFNLELFKIYFDDESSIFYNQERGFIEALSKKVNLCKISTFEMLVKDLQNQNYKKDENIKTELDYLLKGLIDDFKSYQLKLRNQEKEKTRDQDNEIKALSNKDSANAEELSKLRELLKQKDDIIANINQNQNRFLELINKLFDETNKKIDFDKENSIIFRKSNDKTISAYQLSSGEKQILIILLSILLQENKPFIVLMDEPEISLHLSWQLDLIDMIQQLNHNCQLIIATHAPGIISKGWQDKVIDMKNIIKD, from the coding sequence ATGACAGAAGAAAACATCAAATATATTAAATCGATAACCATTGATAAACTATGGGGTGAGCTTGATATTTATTGGGAACTTGATCAAGAAGTTAATATTTTAGTTGGTAAAAATGGAGTAGGTAAAACAACATTATTGAATTTAATTGAAGATATAATAGATGAAAAATATGGAGTTGAGCGTCAATTCAATTTAGAATTATTCAAAATATATTTTGATGATGAGAGTTCGATTTTTTATAATCAAGAACGTGGATTTATAGAAGCACTTTCAAAAAAAGTTAATTTGTGCAAAATAAGTACGTTTGAAATGCTGGTCAAGGATCTTCAAAACCAAAACTATAAAAAAGATGAAAATATTAAAACAGAATTAGATTATCTTTTAAAAGGGTTGATAGATGATTTTAAAAGCTATCAATTAAAACTCAGAAACCAGGAAAAAGAGAAAACTCGTGATCAGGATAATGAAATTAAAGCGTTATCTAATAAAGATAGCGCCAATGCTGAAGAACTTTCCAAGCTGAGAGAATTACTTAAACAAAAAGATGATATTATTGCTAATATCAATCAAAATCAAAACCGTTTTTTAGAGCTAATAAATAAGCTATTCGATGAAACAAATAAAAAAATAGATTTTGATAAAGAAAATTCGATTATATTCCGAAAATCTAATGATAAAACGATTTCAGCTTATCAGTTATCTTCTGGAGAAAAGCAGATCTTAATTATTCTTTTAAGTATTTTACTTCAGGAAAACAAACCCTTCATTGTTTTGATGGATGAACCCGAAATCTCACTGCATCTAAGTTGGCAACTTGACTTGATAGATATGATTCAACAACTGAATCATAATTGTCAACTTATTATTGCGACTCATGCACCGGGTATAATTAGCAAAGGATGGCAAGATAAAGTTATTGATATGAAAAATATTATTAAGGATTAA
- a CDS encoding DUF4435 domain-containing protein gives MEEYIDADYRDTENTFFLDKDITAYVEGLDDVVFWEDVFRKFAPSLKIIFYPHSRESEYKSGKQKVLTKDNIKNANSKLILCVDSDFDYLLKNEPVYSHPYIFHTYAYSIENFKVFSYNLNIIAKKCSLPLQETFCFIKFFEAYSKTIYEIFLYMFFFRKQEYNAKNQGLEVKSEILISNKNLNSVFGFDQSEIDLSNNGESLIKLLKDRVNECKLEIENKYENIDLKAIENDLIEEFEVKPENIYWYIRGHILYDCVVTHLLKKIVKIYQEERKNDYNIDSQEGKNKLNEYKNHTKGIHWETLLKDGHNSCLLYLELCPLMEKIKQDIDRYLQEFNLIKNKN, from the coding sequence ATGGAAGAATATATTGATGCTGATTATCGGGATACAGAAAATACTTTTTTTCTCGATAAAGATATTACTGCTTATGTTGAAGGTTTAGATGATGTTGTATTTTGGGAAGATGTATTTAGAAAATTCGCCCCTTCATTGAAAATTATTTTTTATCCTCATTCGAGAGAGAGTGAGTATAAAAGTGGAAAACAGAAAGTTTTAACAAAAGATAATATAAAAAATGCTAATTCAAAATTAATTTTGTGTGTAGATAGTGACTTCGATTATTTGCTAAAAAATGAACCTGTTTACAGTCATCCTTATATTTTTCATACTTACGCTTATTCTATTGAAAATTTTAAAGTGTTTTCCTATAATTTAAACATTATTGCTAAAAAATGTTCATTGCCTTTACAGGAAACATTTTGCTTTATTAAATTTTTTGAAGCTTATTCAAAGACAATATACGAAATCTTTTTATATATGTTTTTTTTCAGAAAACAGGAATATAATGCTAAAAATCAAGGTCTGGAAGTAAAAAGTGAAATATTAATTTCAAATAAAAATTTGAATTCTGTTTTTGGATTTGATCAAAGTGAAATTGATTTATCTAATAATGGTGAAAGTCTAATTAAATTACTTAAGGATAGAGTTAATGAATGCAAATTAGAGATAGAAAATAAATACGAAAACATTGATTTAAAAGCTATAGAAAATGATTTAATAGAAGAATTTGAAGTTAAACCTGAAAATATTTATTGGTATATTAGAGGGCATATACTCTATGATTGCGTGGTAACGCATTTATTGAAAAAAATTGTAAAGATTTATCAAGAAGAAAGAAAAAATGATTATAATATTGATTCTCAAGAGGGTAAAAACAAATTAAATGAATACAAGAATCATACTAAAGGAATACATTGGGAAACTCTCTTAAAAGATGGACATAATTCCTGTTTGCTTTATTTAGAGTTATGCCCACTGATGGAGAAAATCAAACAAGATATAGATAGATATCTACAAGAATTTAATCTCATTAAAAATAAGAATTAA
- a CDS encoding RecQ family ATP-dependent DNA helicase, with translation MTEILQNQALLFLRKALNNPTANFREGQWEAIADLIQNRSQLLVVQRTGWGKSLVYFLATRLLRDQGSGPTLLISPLLALMRNQMVAAERIGVKAATINSDNQEQWDTIQTQLLAGEVDLLLISPERLGNEDFRNNILIPLSQKIGLFVVDEAHCISDWGHDFRPDYRRIVRILQALPQTIPVLATTATANNRVVEDIKTQLGDNLHIIRGALTRNSLKLQNIHLPNPASRLAWLAETLPHLPGSGIIYTLTVRDAEQVAEWLQTQGIDAKAYHGKSEEREPLENQLLNNEIKALVATTALGMGFDKPDLGFVIHYQRPGSVVHYYQQVGRAGRAVEQAYGILLCGDEDDDIINYFIQTAFPPEAHTQSILNALNQSQNGFSTPELEQYCNLSRGQIDKVLKLLSLEFPSPVVKQKTKWYATAIDYQSNSQKIELLTQIRRHEQAQMQDYMNSQSCLMEFLSTALDDPYAQPCGKCAVCLGQQLFPETAALETVNQAIQYLKRCDLIIEPRKQWPSKGALQIYNFSGNIKPGFKAEIGRALSLWGDAGWGELVKTGKYQKGYFDDALVQGVIEMIQRWQPQPMPTWVTCVPSLNRSELVPNFAQRLAQKLNLPFLPAVQKIRPTQPQKMMSNSYQQAHNLDGAFQIDRENIQKGAVFLIDDFVDSRWTLTIITALLRQGGSGQVFPLALALNSLSQSS, from the coding sequence ATGACGGAAATTCTTCAAAATCAAGCCTTATTGTTTCTGAGAAAAGCCCTCAATAATCCTACAGCTAATTTTAGGGAGGGACAATGGGAAGCGATCGCCGATTTAATCCAAAATCGTTCTCAACTTTTAGTAGTTCAACGCACAGGATGGGGTAAAAGTTTAGTCTATTTTCTCGCAACTCGGCTGCTAAGAGATCAAGGATCAGGCCCGACTTTATTAATTTCTCCCCTATTAGCATTAATGCGAAATCAAATGGTTGCTGCTGAACGAATTGGGGTGAAAGCTGCTACTATTAATTCAGATAATCAAGAGCAGTGGGATACTATTCAAACGCAACTATTAGCCGGAGAAGTTGATCTTTTATTGATTTCTCCAGAACGCTTGGGAAATGAAGACTTTAGAAACAATATTTTAATTCCCCTTTCTCAAAAAATTGGTTTATTTGTTGTCGATGAAGCCCATTGTATTTCCGACTGGGGACATGATTTTAGACCTGATTATCGTCGCATTGTGAGAATTTTACAAGCTCTCCCTCAAACTATTCCCGTTTTAGCCACAACTGCAACTGCTAATAATCGAGTTGTTGAGGATATTAAAACCCAACTGGGAGACAATTTACACATCATCCGAGGAGCTTTAACTCGGAATAGTTTAAAACTCCAAAATATTCACCTTCCTAACCCCGCTAGTCGTCTGGCTTGGTTAGCAGAAACCTTACCCCATTTACCCGGAAGCGGAATTATTTATACCCTCACGGTTAGAGATGCAGAACAAGTGGCAGAATGGTTACAAACGCAAGGAATTGATGCTAAAGCCTATCACGGAAAATCAGAAGAACGGGAACCTTTAGAAAATCAACTTTTGAATAATGAAATTAAAGCGTTAGTAGCAACAACTGCTTTAGGAATGGGTTTTGATAAACCCGATTTAGGGTTTGTAATTCATTATCAAAGACCCGGTTCTGTTGTCCATTATTATCAACAAGTAGGACGGGCAGGAAGGGCCGTTGAACAAGCTTATGGGATTCTTTTGTGTGGCGATGAAGATGATGATATTATTAATTATTTTATTCAAACCGCCTTTCCACCAGAAGCCCATACTCAATCGATTTTAAATGCTTTAAATCAATCTCAAAATGGTTTTTCAACTCCTGAACTTGAACAATATTGTAATTTATCCAGAGGACAAATTGACAAGGTTTTAAAGTTACTTTCTTTAGAATTTCCCAGTCCAGTTGTTAAGCAAAAAACAAAATGGTATGCGACAGCAATTGATTATCAATCTAACAGCCAAAAAATAGAACTATTAACTCAAATTCGCAGACACGAACAAGCTCAAATGCAAGATTATATGAACAGTCAATCTTGCTTAATGGAATTTTTATCAACAGCCTTAGATGATCCCTATGCTCAACCCTGTGGAAAATGTGCCGTTTGTTTAGGTCAACAATTATTCCCTGAAACTGCTGCTTTAGAAACAGTTAATCAAGCCATTCAATACTTAAAACGGTGTGATTTAATTATTGAACCTCGCAAACAATGGCCGTCAAAAGGAGCCTTACAAATTTATAACTTTTCCGGTAATATCAAACCAGGGTTCAAGGCAGAAATAGGTCGCGCTTTATCTCTTTGGGGGGATGCAGGTTGGGGAGAATTGGTTAAAACTGGAAAATATCAAAAGGGTTATTTTGATGATGCTTTAGTGCAAGGTGTAATCGAAATGATTCAGCGATGGCAACCCCAACCGATGCCAACTTGGGTAACTTGTGTTCCTTCCTTAAATCGTTCTGAATTAGTACCGAATTTTGCTCAAAGATTAGCTCAAAAACTAAATTTACCGTTTCTCCCAGCCGTACAAAAAATTCGCCCAACTCAACCTCAAAAAATGATGAGTAATAGTTATCAACAAGCGCATAATTTAGATGGTGCATTTCAAATTGATCGGGAAAATATTCAAAAAGGTGCTGTTTTTTTAATCGATGATTTTGTAGATTCTCGATGGACATTAACTATCATTACCGCCCTATTACGTCAAGGAGGAAGTGGTCAAGTTTTTCCCCTCGCTTTAGCTCTAAATTCCTTATCTCAATCTAGTTAA
- a CDS encoding aminotransferase class I/II-fold pyridoxal phosphate-dependent enzyme — protein sequence MLEQSQTPLLTALKNCANQLDTAFYAPGHKRGQGTSVLLTELLGTQLFKADLPELPELDNLFNPEGVISEAQDLAADAFGAEQTWFLVNGSTSGIIAAILATCGTGDKILVPRNVHQSVISGLILSGAIAIFLQPEYNPTWDLAYSITPEILAQSLQQHPDAKAVLIVYPTYQGICGNIAEIAKITHEYNIPLIVDEAHGAHFNFHPNLPTPALKAGADLSIQSTHKVLGSLTQSSMLHVQGNRINRDRLSQTLQFVQSTSPNYILLASLDVARQQMATQGYNLISQTISLAQIARTKISKIPGLSSFGTPDFKPTSGCVNLDITRLTIKVSDLGISGYETDEILRQQFHVTAELPSLHHLTFIISLGNTETDINQLINALKTLSLQHPPNAIPHPLPNFFPTPDNLAPTPPFSCREAFFAQTETRPLKDCIGRVSAEIICPYPPGIPVLMPGEIVTSNALKFLQQVIALGAKITGCSDPNLQQLKIVKG from the coding sequence ATGTTAGAACAATCTCAAACACCCCTATTAACCGCCTTAAAAAATTGTGCAAATCAACTCGATACCGCCTTTTATGCTCCTGGTCATAAACGAGGACAAGGAACTTCAGTATTATTAACAGAACTATTAGGAACCCAACTGTTTAAAGCGGATTTACCCGAATTACCTGAACTGGATAATTTATTTAATCCCGAAGGAGTAATTTCAGAAGCTCAAGACTTAGCTGCTGATGCGTTTGGGGCTGAACAAACCTGGTTTTTAGTTAACGGTTCAACCTCTGGAATAATTGCGGCGATTTTAGCAACTTGTGGAACGGGAGATAAAATTTTAGTCCCCCGAAATGTGCATCAATCTGTGATTTCTGGGTTGATTTTATCGGGTGCGATCGCAATTTTCCTACAACCCGAATATAATCCAACCTGGGATTTAGCTTATAGTATTACCCCGGAAATTCTTGCTCAATCTTTACAACAACATCCCGATGCAAAAGCGGTATTAATAGTATATCCCACCTATCAGGGAATTTGTGGAAATATTGCCGAAATTGCTAAAATTACCCATGAATATAATATCCCCTTAATTGTCGATGAAGCCCACGGAGCGCATTTTAATTTTCATCCTAATTTACCCACGCCAGCCCTCAAAGCCGGAGCAGATTTAAGCATACAATCTACCCATAAAGTTTTAGGTTCTCTTACCCAATCTTCAATGCTTCATGTTCAGGGAAATCGGATTAACCGAGATCGATTATCCCAAACCTTACAATTCGTTCAATCTACCAGTCCTAATTATATTTTATTAGCTTCCTTAGATGTCGCCCGTCAACAAATGGCAACCCAAGGCTATAATTTAATCAGTCAAACAATATCTTTAGCCCAAATAGCCCGAACTAAAATTAGCAAAATTCCAGGTTTATCTAGTTTTGGAACGCCCGACTTTAAACCGACATCAGGATGTGTTAACTTAGATATTACTCGGTTAACGATTAAAGTATCAGACTTAGGAATAAGTGGTTATGAAACTGATGAAATTCTCCGTCAACAATTCCATGTCACCGCAGAACTTCCGAGTCTGCACCATCTGACATTTATTATTAGTTTAGGGAATACCGAAACCGATATTAACCAACTAATTAACGCCTTAAAAACCCTTTCCCTCCAACACCCACCTAACGCCATACCCCACCCCCTTCCTAATTTCTTCCCTACGCCCGATAATTTAGCCCCTACGCCTCCTTTCTCCTGTCGAGAGGCTTTTTTTGCCCAAACTGAAACGCGACCGCTTAAAGACTGTATTGGGCGGGTGAGTGCAGAAATCATTTGTCCCTACCCGCCCGGTATCCCCGTATTAATGCCGGGTGAAATTGTGACCTCTAATGCACTAAAATTTTTGCAACAAGTGATAGCTTTGGGTGCGAAAATAACAGGATGTAGCGATCCAAACCTGCAACAGCTTAAGATTGTTAAGGGTTAA
- the cbiT gene encoding precorrin-6Y C5,15-methyltransferase subunit CbiT, with protein MSKLWPYVTPGIPDDLFERLPGIPLSKREVRLLLVSLMRLQPDSIVWDIGAGTGTIPVETGLLCPHGRIIAIERDEDVANLIRLNCERFEVKNVDVIEGSAPDCLHSISYLPHRVCLEGGRPLKAILHEVWKYLQPQGRIVATASNLESLYAISEGFSELQVRNVEVVQSAINRLEKRGNHQTFEAVNPMFILSGEKID; from the coding sequence ATGTCCAAACTTTGGCCCTATGTCACTCCTGGTATCCCTGATGATTTGTTTGAACGGTTGCCCGGTATCCCGTTAAGTAAGCGGGAAGTTCGGTTATTATTAGTATCTCTGATGCGATTGCAACCCGACTCAATTGTCTGGGATATTGGGGCGGGGACGGGGACAATTCCGGTAGAAACGGGGCTATTATGTCCTCACGGTCGAATTATTGCGATTGAACGGGATGAAGATGTGGCGAATTTAATTCGGCTTAATTGTGAACGGTTTGAAGTTAAAAATGTGGATGTGATTGAAGGAAGCGCCCCCGACTGCTTACACAGTATTTCCTATCTACCTCATCGGGTTTGTTTGGAAGGTGGACGACCCCTAAAAGCCATTTTACATGAAGTTTGGAAATATCTACAACCTCAAGGACGAATTGTGGCGACAGCATCAAATTTAGAAAGTCTTTATGCCATTTCTGAAGGGTTTTCTGAGTTACAAGTCCGTAACGTTGAAGTCGTTCAATCGGCGATTAATCGCTTAGAAAAACGGGGAAATCATCAAACCTTTGAAGCCGTTAATCCCATGTTTATTTTAAGCGGTGAAAAAATAGATTGA
- a CDS encoding DNA-processing protein DprA, whose amino-acid sequence MLNHQLPPDTQAILLLCASFGQNRKTEPQPLTLTEYNTLANCLRLQQLTPKNLLEETAKKQLLEMIIPLDPNRIIALLERGMLLSLAVEKWTSQGLWILGRSDPEYPRCLKQKLQHLAPAILYGVGNFEQLSQGGLAVVGSRDVDEEGLSYTDYIVQTCAEQGIQIISGGARGVDQTAMLVALNAGGNVVGVLGDSLAKSAVSSKYRNFIKSGNLALISSYDPDAGFNVGNAMGRNKYIYGLSDYGLIISSSVDQGGTWAGAIEALEKIKTVPVFVRMQGTIPDGNQQLINRGAKPFPEMPFNRPLQELITDVIAMDQDALSSIPNSEIDLTLSPQTENELKPASENSESQKDTPVYPVSQTIYEAVLPLIIRQLEQPKDAKSLAELLQVRPSQIQDWLNIAVSQGKVKKNKKPVTYEVNRDVSLLSFISNKH is encoded by the coding sequence ATGCTAAACCATCAACTCCCCCCCGATACCCAAGCAATTTTATTATTATGTGCCAGTTTTGGTCAAAATCGTAAAACCGAACCCCAACCGTTAACTTTAACTGAATATAATACCTTAGCTAATTGTCTGCGACTACAGCAATTAACGCCCAAAAATTTATTAGAAGAAACGGCTAAAAAACAGCTACTAGAAATGATTATTCCTCTTGATCCTAACCGGATTATTGCCTTATTAGAACGGGGGATGCTGTTAAGTTTAGCGGTCGAAAAATGGACGAGTCAAGGGTTATGGATATTGGGACGAAGTGATCCTGAATATCCTCGCTGTCTCAAACAAAAACTGCAACATTTAGCCCCAGCAATTTTATATGGGGTGGGAAATTTTGAACAACTTTCTCAAGGCGGTTTAGCGGTGGTGGGTTCCCGTGATGTTGATGAAGAGGGATTAAGTTATACGGATTATATTGTTCAAACTTGTGCAGAACAGGGAATACAAATTATTTCAGGAGGGGCGAGAGGCGTTGATCAAACAGCGATGTTAGTGGCTTTAAATGCAGGAGGAAATGTTGTTGGAGTCCTGGGAGATAGTTTAGCAAAATCGGCGGTTTCTAGCAAGTATCGCAACTTTATTAAAAGCGGAAATTTAGCCTTAATTTCTTCCTATGATCCTGATGCTGGATTTAATGTGGGGAATGCTATGGGACGGAATAAATATATTTATGGATTATCCGATTATGGGTTAATTATTAGTTCTTCAGTAGACCAAGGAGGAACCTGGGCGGGTGCAATTGAAGCGTTAGAAAAAATCAAAACTGTTCCCGTATTTGTGCGAATGCAAGGAACAATACCAGACGGAAATCAACAGTTAATTAATCGGGGAGCTAAACCTTTTCCTGAAATGCCTTTTAATCGTCCACTTCAAGAACTTATAACTGATGTTATTGCAATGGATCAAGATGCTTTAAGTTCTATTCCTAATTCAGAAATAGATTTAACGTTATCTCCCCAAACTGAAAATGAACTTAAACCCGCTTCTGAAAATAGCGAAAGTCAGAAAGATACACCCGTTTATCCTGTTTCTCAAACTATTTATGAAGCAGTATTACCCCTAATTATCCGTCAACTTGAACAACCGAAAGATGCCAAATCTTTAGCTGAATTACTACAAGTTAGACCCTCCCAAATACAAGATTGGTTAAATATTGCTGTTAGTCAAGGAAAGGTTAAAAAGAATAAAAAACCCGTGACTTATGAAGTCAATCGAGATGTCTCTTTATTATCATTTATTTCTAATAAACATTGA